The proteins below come from a single Burkholderia humptydooensis genomic window:
- a CDS encoding H-NS histone family protein has protein sequence MSELNSESFQELRARLKSIAEEAEIARKREAADAIKAIRQTILQYGISAEDIFGRAKPNRGRGKLLRGPIAPKYRDPETGATWSGRGRPPQWIAGRNRDSFQIIGQRESGTR, from the coding sequence ATGAGCGAACTGAATTCTGAATCCTTTCAAGAGCTCCGGGCCAGATTGAAGTCGATTGCGGAGGAGGCCGAGATTGCGCGAAAAAGGGAAGCAGCGGACGCGATCAAGGCGATACGACAAACCATCCTTCAGTATGGAATTTCCGCAGAGGACATCTTCGGTCGAGCAAAGCCGAATCGAGGACGCGGGAAACTCCTTCGTGGTCCGATCGCCCCAAAGTACCGCGACCCGGAAACGGGCGCGACGTGGAGCGGTCGAGGGAGGCCGCCTCAGTGGATCGCGGGCAGGAATCGAGATTCGTTTCAGATCATCGGACAGCGTGAAAGCGGCACGAGATAA
- a CDS encoding TetR/AcrR family transcriptional regulator, translating to MDNQTRSEISRKKAIDAALSILTRDGVGGLTFDSLSRESGISKGGLLHQFRTKQGVLKALLEFQQQQFEQFAHDYLVNEGASKAEPNLSAQIAIFREAINQPNSVARAVLAAIIESPELLEDRKGTDAARLKALDKESTDFELTLLRYFAASGIAFSVLLGLTPLTGAMRNRLFTRLLDDESWKTLTVKRKSR from the coding sequence ATGGACAACCAGACCCGCTCGGAAATTTCCCGCAAGAAGGCCATCGACGCCGCACTCAGCATCCTGACGCGCGACGGCGTTGGTGGATTGACGTTTGACTCGCTGTCGCGCGAAAGCGGCATCAGTAAGGGCGGCTTGCTGCATCAGTTTCGTACCAAGCAAGGCGTGCTCAAAGCGTTGCTGGAATTCCAGCAGCAGCAATTCGAACAGTTTGCACACGATTACCTCGTGAACGAGGGGGCGTCGAAGGCTGAACCGAACCTTTCTGCGCAGATTGCCATCTTCCGTGAGGCCATCAATCAACCGAACTCGGTCGCGCGTGCAGTGCTGGCGGCGATCATTGAAAGTCCGGAACTGCTGGAAGACCGAAAGGGAACCGATGCCGCCAGGCTGAAGGCACTGGATAAAGAATCCACCGATTTCGAACTCACGTTGCTGCGTTACTTCGCGGCGAGCGGCATTGCGTTCAGCGTATTGCTCGGCTTGACGCCGCTGACGGGCGCCATGCGGAATCGGCTGTTCACTCGCCTGCTCGATGACGAGAGCTGGAAAACGCTGACGGTCAAACGAAAGTCGCGGTGA
- a CDS encoding DUF3313 domain-containing protein — MNRTRFISFLVSSAAALTLTACAGVQPVAYSGLSSSSQLTQNRTGDAAKVPYRYAAQVDWSKYRQVIVDPVVIYAGQDNQFGDLNAQDRATLADYMGKTFTEKLAKRFQIAPQPSPAALRVRLTLTGAEKTTAVVGQAMHFDIAGNLYNGVQAIRGGKGAFSGSVSYAVEVYDSTSGRLLIAYVTKQYPNAMNLPAAFGSLSAARTGIDKGADALVSQLQ, encoded by the coding sequence ATGAACAGGACCCGATTCATTTCTTTTCTCGTCTCGAGCGCCGCGGCGCTCACGCTGACGGCGTGCGCCGGCGTGCAGCCCGTTGCGTATTCCGGTCTGTCATCCTCGTCGCAACTGACGCAGAACCGGACCGGCGACGCCGCAAAGGTGCCGTATCGGTACGCAGCACAGGTGGACTGGTCGAAATATCGGCAGGTCATTGTCGACCCGGTCGTTATCTACGCTGGCCAGGACAATCAGTTCGGCGACTTGAATGCCCAGGACAGGGCGACGCTCGCGGACTACATGGGCAAGACGTTCACCGAAAAACTCGCGAAACGCTTCCAGATTGCACCACAGCCGTCGCCTGCGGCGCTGCGCGTCCGGCTCACGCTCACGGGTGCAGAAAAGACGACGGCGGTGGTCGGGCAAGCCATGCATTTCGACATCGCCGGCAACCTTTATAACGGCGTGCAGGCAATCCGGGGTGGCAAGGGGGCGTTCAGCGGCTCGGTCTCCTATGCGGTCGAGGTCTACGACAGCACGAGCGGTCGGCTGCTGATCGCCTATGTGACGAAGCAATATCCAAACGCGATGAATCTGCCCGCTGCATTCGGCTCGCTCAGCGCGGCCCGGACCGGAATCGACAAGGGCGCGGACGCGCTCGTCAGTCAATTGCAATAG
- a CDS encoding MFS transporter — METVVGLRGGKRDIAVQERTKAVVAVIIGNGFEWFDFISYGFFSVIIAKIFFPTSDDNLSLLLSVSTIGVGFFMRPVGGIVLGGMADKIGRRATLVMTITLMTIGTALIAFAPTYKDAGILAPLMIVCARLLQGFSAGGEMGGATGFLRDHVPVERLGYYTSWIQASIGFAIILASVLAVVLVKYLSAEQVESWGWRIPFLIGLCLGPLGIYIRNQVHESTEEASRIRERTPVFEIVRRWKSETLIGFGLVIFWTVCSYVLLFYIPTYATKVLHLPASTGFIAVLVGASIVLFVTPIFGHLSDRYGRRRFLMGALVIAVVAAYPMFRLLNVSPGLHSLLLFQIIFGLVIASYEGPILAALSDTFPRQIVSTGISISYNLAVITFGGFSAAILTWAIAATQNNLAPAFYVMGTAALSFIAAACWSPQKT; from the coding sequence ATGGAAACCGTTGTTGGCTTGCGCGGGGGAAAGCGAGACATCGCCGTACAGGAGAGGACCAAGGCAGTCGTCGCCGTGATCATAGGAAATGGGTTCGAGTGGTTCGATTTTATTTCCTATGGTTTCTTTTCTGTCATCATTGCAAAAATATTCTTTCCGACATCGGACGACAATCTGTCCCTGTTGCTGTCTGTTTCCACGATTGGCGTCGGATTTTTTATGCGGCCAGTGGGCGGTATTGTCTTGGGGGGGATGGCGGATAAAATCGGGCGCCGCGCAACCCTGGTTATGACGATAACGTTGATGACCATCGGTACGGCCTTGATTGCTTTTGCGCCAACTTACAAGGATGCCGGTATTTTGGCGCCATTGATGATCGTATGCGCACGCCTATTGCAAGGGTTTTCCGCTGGAGGGGAAATGGGCGGTGCTACCGGATTTCTAAGAGATCATGTGCCCGTCGAACGGCTGGGCTATTACACCAGTTGGATTCAGGCGAGCATCGGATTTGCGATTATCCTTGCATCGGTTCTTGCGGTTGTGCTTGTCAAGTATCTGAGCGCTGAGCAAGTCGAGTCATGGGGGTGGCGCATACCATTCTTGATTGGCTTGTGTCTTGGTCCGCTCGGGATCTATATTCGCAACCAGGTGCATGAATCTACGGAGGAGGCTTCTCGTATCCGAGAGCGCACGCCGGTGTTCGAGATCGTGCGTCGGTGGAAGAGTGAAACCTTGATAGGATTTGGTCTTGTGATATTTTGGACCGTTTGCTCATATGTACTGCTCTTCTATATCCCCACGTATGCGACAAAGGTTTTGCATTTGCCGGCATCGACAGGGTTTATCGCCGTTCTCGTCGGGGCGTCGATTGTTCTCTTTGTAACGCCCATTTTTGGTCATCTGTCTGATCGATACGGACGGCGCCGATTTCTCATGGGGGCGCTCGTCATTGCCGTCGTGGCTGCGTACCCCATGTTCAGACTCCTGAATGTGAGCCCCGGTTTGCATTCGCTGCTGCTATTCCAGATCATCTTCGGGCTCGTCATTGCGAGCTATGAAGGGCCAATCCTGGCGGCATTGAGCGATACGTTTCCACGTCAAATTGTTTCCACGGGAATTTCAATTTCGTACAATCTCGCTGTCATTACGTTTGGTGGATTTTCGGCGGCGATTCTTACCTGGGCAATTGCGGCGACACAGAACAACCTTGCTCCTGCATTTTACGTGATGGGAACCGCGGCCCTCAGCTTTATCGCGGCGGCCTGTTGGTCTCCGCAAAAAACGTAA